From a region of the Microterricola gilva genome:
- a CDS encoding amidase, translating to MTSPTVGKGGIVEAGIDELAAALAAGETSAVALLDAYLARIRAFDAPGTATALNAYVVMNPDARADAEASDARRARGESRGPLDGIPYSAKDSYLAAGLTAAAGSPAFTALIAQQDAFTIERLRTAGAVLIGLTNMPPMANGGMQRGAYGRAESPYNAAWLTAAFGSGSSNGSGTATAASMCAFGLGEETWSSGRAPASNNALCAYTPSRGIISMRGNWPLVPTMDVVVPHTRTMADLLRVLDVIVAEDGDTRGDFWRSQPWLEIPRVDEHRPASYPSLAPTDLAAAQATLRGTRLGVPRMYINGDQDAGTGEPGGIGGPTGQRIETRASVIELWEAARRDLEAAGATVVEVDFPLVSNYEGDRAGAPTITNRGLVSPEFLHTELNDLAAWAWNDFLEMNGDPRLSSLAAVDGERIFPAPPGSLPDRYQGFDDDIADLPRIAAERHWASVEEIEELADGIRGLEHTRAIDFDAWMASNRLDAVVFPAVADVGPADMDVNEASADAGWRNGVWVANGNLVIRHFGIPTVTVPMGLMRDIRMPVGLTFAGLPYDDVALLRLAAAFERTAERRVAPPLSAPPARAHR from the coding sequence ATGACCAGCCCCACCGTGGGGAAAGGCGGCATTGTGGAAGCCGGCATTGACGAGCTCGCCGCCGCGCTCGCCGCGGGCGAGACGAGCGCCGTCGCCCTGCTCGACGCCTACCTGGCCCGCATCCGCGCATTCGACGCCCCAGGCACGGCGACCGCGCTGAACGCCTACGTGGTGATGAACCCCGACGCCCGTGCGGATGCCGAGGCGTCCGACGCGCGCCGGGCGCGCGGAGAGTCACGCGGCCCGTTGGACGGGATCCCGTACTCGGCGAAGGACAGCTACCTCGCCGCCGGCCTGACCGCGGCGGCGGGATCGCCCGCGTTCACCGCGCTCATCGCCCAGCAGGACGCATTCACCATCGAGCGCCTGCGCACGGCCGGTGCAGTGCTCATCGGGCTGACCAACATGCCCCCGATGGCCAACGGCGGCATGCAGCGCGGCGCATACGGCCGGGCGGAGAGCCCGTACAACGCCGCGTGGCTGACCGCGGCCTTCGGCTCCGGCTCGTCCAACGGCTCGGGAACGGCGACCGCGGCGTCGATGTGCGCCTTCGGCCTCGGCGAGGAGACGTGGTCAAGCGGGCGCGCCCCGGCCTCGAACAACGCGCTCTGCGCGTACACGCCGAGCCGAGGCATCATCTCGATGCGCGGCAACTGGCCGCTCGTGCCGACGATGGACGTCGTGGTTCCGCACACCCGCACGATGGCGGATCTGCTGCGCGTGCTCGACGTCATCGTGGCGGAGGACGGCGACACGCGCGGTGACTTCTGGCGGAGTCAGCCCTGGCTGGAGATCCCCCGGGTCGATGAGCATCGGCCCGCCTCCTACCCGTCACTCGCGCCGACAGATCTCGCGGCGGCCCAGGCGACCCTGCGTGGCACGCGTCTCGGCGTGCCCCGCATGTACATCAACGGCGACCAGGATGCCGGGACCGGGGAGCCAGGTGGCATCGGCGGCCCCACCGGGCAGCGCATCGAGACCCGGGCATCCGTCATCGAGCTGTGGGAGGCGGCCAGGCGCGACCTCGAAGCGGCGGGCGCCACCGTCGTCGAGGTCGATTTCCCGCTCGTCTCCAACTACGAGGGCGACCGCGCCGGCGCGCCGACCATCACGAACCGGGGCCTCGTGTCGCCGGAGTTCCTGCACACCGAGCTGAACGACCTCGCCGCGTGGGCGTGGAACGACTTCCTCGAGATGAACGGCGATCCGCGACTCTCCTCGCTGGCCGCTGTGGATGGCGAGCGGATCTTCCCCGCGCCTCCCGGTTCGCTCCCCGACCGCTATCAGGGCTTCGACGACGACATCGCGGATCTCCCCCGGATCGCCGCCGAGCGCCACTGGGCATCCGTCGAGGAGATCGAGGAGCTCGCCGACGGCATCCGCGGGCTTGAGCACACCAGAGCCATCGACTTCGACGCCTGGATGGCGTCGAACCGACTCGATGCCGTCGTGTTCCCGGCGGTTGCGGATGTCGGTCCTGCCGACATGGACGTGAATGAGGCGTCGGCGGATGCCGGCTGGAGGAACGGTGTCTGGGTGGCGAACGGGAATCTCGTGATTCGCCACTTCGGGATCCCGACGGTGACCGTCCCGATGGGGCTCATGCGCGACATCCGGATGCCGGTCGGTCTCACCTTCGCCGGTCTCCCCTACGACGATGTCGCGCTGCTGCGCCTCGCCGCGGCGTTCGAGCGCACCGCAGAGAGGCGGGTTGCTCCGCCGCTCAGCGCACCGCCGGCGCGGGCGCACCGGTGA
- a CDS encoding TetR family transcriptional regulator C-terminal domain-containing protein codes for MESTARAVRKSAGARAAEIRGSACAIALENGLSALTLRSVAAHAGVTSALVAHYVDGMDALIAETFAHITGQELDDVSARVADGSPTRRLHTLCFTLLDGSSDEVTVVWVEGWAMGRRNPALAEAIRRQMDLWEQLFSAVIEDGVAAGEFVTDDPAAVAWQLLGMIDGLNAQALVTRALPGPRGALIAGAVEGMLRMRPGSLALA; via the coding sequence ATGGAGTCCACAGCCAGAGCGGTGCGGAAGTCTGCGGGCGCCCGCGCGGCCGAGATCCGGGGGAGCGCGTGCGCGATCGCGCTCGAGAATGGGCTCTCGGCTCTCACACTGCGCTCCGTTGCGGCACACGCCGGTGTCACCTCCGCGTTGGTCGCCCACTACGTCGACGGCATGGATGCGCTGATTGCGGAGACCTTCGCCCACATCACCGGTCAGGAGCTCGACGACGTCAGCGCGCGCGTGGCTGACGGCTCGCCGACTCGTCGCCTGCACACGCTGTGCTTCACCCTGCTGGACGGAAGCAGTGACGAGGTCACGGTCGTCTGGGTCGAGGGCTGGGCGATGGGGCGCCGCAATCCGGCGCTCGCCGAAGCCATCCGTCGGCAGATGGACCTCTGGGAGCAGCTGTTCTCCGCCGTGATCGAGGACGGCGTTGCGGCGGGGGAGTTCGTGACGGACGACCCGGCTGCCGTCGCCTGGCAGCTGCTCGGCATGATCGACGGGCTGAACGCGCAGGCGCTCGTGACCCGGGCTCTTCCCGGCCCACGCGGGGCGTTGATCGCCGGCGCAGTCGAGGGCATGCTCCGGATGCGGCCCGGCTCGCTCGCGCTAGCCTGA
- the paaE gene encoding 1,2-phenylacetyl-CoA epoxidase subunit PaaE, translating into MTDTTTRRRASFHPLSVSGVRHLTSDSIEVSFAVPEELAGKYDYAPGQYIAIRTSLGGEEVRRSYSICQAPVAGELKVAIKRDLGGLFSAWAIENLRPGMQIDVMSPEGRFVARPPVRQDAHYVAIAAGSGITPVMALIESTLKASPGNTFSLVYSNRTAMDTMFVDELADLKDRYPSRLALYHVLTRERRSSELLSGRLDAGKVRAILDALISPNDIDEWFICGPFDLVQLCRDTLAELGVDVSAIRYELFTSDRPDNPSGQTGRPITPRDDDQVHTISFVLDGTTATVKSPVHSNESILNAALRVRGDVPFACAGGVCGTCRAVVTDGTVEMAENYALEPEELARGYVLTCQAVPTSEKVSVNYDV; encoded by the coding sequence ATGACCGACACCACGACCCGCCGTCGCGCGAGCTTCCACCCGCTCTCCGTGTCCGGCGTGCGGCACCTGACCTCGGATTCGATCGAGGTCAGCTTCGCAGTCCCGGAGGAGCTGGCAGGCAAGTACGACTACGCCCCTGGGCAGTACATCGCGATCCGCACCTCCCTCGGTGGTGAGGAGGTGCGCCGCAGCTACTCGATCTGCCAGGCCCCGGTAGCCGGTGAGCTGAAGGTGGCGATCAAGCGTGACCTCGGCGGCCTCTTCTCCGCCTGGGCGATCGAGAACCTGCGCCCAGGCATGCAGATCGACGTGATGAGCCCGGAGGGGCGCTTCGTCGCCCGGCCGCCTGTACGGCAGGACGCACACTACGTCGCGATCGCCGCAGGCTCCGGCATCACGCCGGTGATGGCGCTGATCGAGAGCACACTCAAGGCGTCGCCAGGCAACACGTTCTCGCTCGTCTACTCCAACCGCACGGCGATGGACACGATGTTCGTCGACGAACTCGCCGATCTGAAGGACCGCTACCCGTCCAGGCTCGCGCTCTACCACGTGCTCACCCGTGAGCGCCGGAGCTCCGAGCTGCTGTCCGGGCGCCTCGACGCCGGCAAGGTGCGTGCCATCCTCGACGCCCTGATCAGCCCGAACGACATCGACGAGTGGTTCATCTGCGGCCCGTTCGACCTCGTTCAGCTCTGCCGCGACACCCTCGCCGAGCTGGGCGTCGACGTGTCAGCCATCCGGTACGAGCTGTTCACCAGCGACCGCCCTGACAACCCGAGCGGCCAGACCGGGCGCCCGATCACGCCGCGCGATGACGACCAGGTGCACACCATCTCCTTCGTGCTCGACGGCACAACGGCGACGGTGAAGAGCCCGGTGCACAGCAACGAGTCGATCCTGAACGCCGCGCTGCGGGTGCGCGGCGACGTGCCGTTCGCCTGCGCAGGCGGTGTGTGCGGCACCTGCCGCGCCGTCGTGACGGATGGCACCGTCGAGATGGCCGAGAACTACGCACTCGAGCCGGAGGAGCTCGCCCGCGGCTACGTGCTCACCTGTCAGGCCGTTCCCACCAGCGAGAAGGTCAGCGTCAACTACGACGTGTGA
- a CDS encoding agmatine deiminase family protein, with amino-acid sequence MNWRMPSETDRHERTWMAFPCPGPALGSTEDSRELTYRAWADVANHIVDFEPVAMLVDPTKHERARRMLSAAVELYETPIDECWMRDHGPTFVVDDASGTLGAVDWSFNGWGAPGWARWERANKNAAFVAELVGATRISSLLVNEGGGIHVDGEGTVLLTETVQLDPRRNPWADKARVEEELRRTLGITTAVWLPRGLTRDYDDFGTSGHVDIVATITAPGEILLHTQTNPEHPDFEVSRELHAVLSAATDAAGRPFRITALPAPEILRDEEGFVDYSYVNHLVVNGGVIACGFGEDRADARAREILEAAYPGRTALTVDARAIFADGGGIHCITQQQPDVAR; translated from the coding sequence ATGAACTGGCGCATGCCCAGCGAAACCGACCGGCACGAACGCACCTGGATGGCATTCCCGTGCCCCGGTCCCGCACTGGGCAGCACGGAGGACAGCCGCGAGCTCACCTACCGGGCGTGGGCGGACGTCGCCAACCACATCGTCGATTTCGAGCCGGTGGCCATGCTCGTCGACCCGACAAAGCACGAGCGGGCCAGACGGATGCTGAGCGCGGCGGTCGAACTCTACGAGACACCGATCGACGAGTGCTGGATGCGCGACCACGGCCCGACATTCGTCGTCGACGACGCGAGCGGCACGCTCGGCGCGGTGGACTGGTCGTTCAACGGCTGGGGCGCCCCAGGCTGGGCGCGGTGGGAGCGGGCGAACAAGAACGCCGCATTCGTCGCTGAGCTCGTCGGCGCGACGCGGATCAGCTCGCTGCTCGTCAACGAGGGCGGCGGTATCCATGTGGACGGCGAGGGAACCGTGCTGCTGACGGAGACCGTGCAGCTGGACCCGCGTCGGAACCCGTGGGCCGACAAGGCCAGGGTGGAGGAGGAGCTGCGGCGCACCCTCGGGATCACCACGGCCGTGTGGCTCCCCCGCGGCCTCACCCGTGACTACGACGACTTCGGCACAAGCGGCCACGTCGACATCGTGGCGACGATCACGGCGCCGGGCGAGATCCTGCTGCACACGCAGACCAACCCGGAGCACCCGGACTTCGAGGTGAGCCGCGAACTCCACGCCGTCCTGTCAGCGGCGACGGATGCCGCGGGGCGGCCGTTCCGGATCACCGCGCTGCCAGCGCCAGAGATCCTCCGCGACGAGGAGGGCTTCGTCGACTACAGCTATGTCAACCACCTCGTGGTGAACGGCGGCGTCATCGCCTGCGGCTTCGGCGAGGACCGTGCGGACGCCCGGGCTCGCGAGATTCTCGAGGCCGCGTATCCCGGCCGCACGGCGCTGACCGTCGACGCGCGCGCGATCTTCGCCGACGGCGGCGGCATCCACTGCATCACCCAACAGCAGCCGGACGTTGCGCGATGA
- a CDS encoding enoyl-CoA hydratase/isomerase family protein: MPVELSISGGVAEIVLNDPAKLNAVDEAAITGLSDALDAAEAAGVRALLLRGEGRAFCAGRDISGVDPATDDARGYLDEVVTPLLRRLAAFPAPTFAAANGACLGVGLGLLIATDVVYVADTAKIGSPFANLGATLDSGGHALFVERLGAHRTLDLIYTAELMSGAEAVAAGLFSRVVPEAELLAFTRERVARVATGATGAFLASKALVARLRDERIGLWESVADENAAQGELCASEDYREGFAAFQEKRRPVFTGAPAPAVR, encoded by the coding sequence ATGCCCGTTGAACTCAGCATCTCAGGCGGCGTCGCCGAGATCGTCCTGAACGACCCGGCCAAACTCAACGCCGTCGACGAGGCTGCGATCACGGGGCTCTCGGACGCGCTGGATGCCGCGGAGGCTGCCGGTGTCCGGGCACTGTTGCTGCGCGGGGAGGGCAGGGCGTTCTGCGCCGGCCGCGACATCTCCGGCGTCGACCCGGCGACGGATGACGCCCGCGGCTACCTGGACGAGGTGGTCACGCCGCTGCTCCGCCGCCTGGCCGCCTTCCCTGCACCGACCTTCGCCGCGGCGAACGGTGCCTGCCTCGGCGTCGGACTCGGACTGCTCATCGCGACGGATGTCGTCTACGTCGCTGACACCGCGAAGATCGGCTCGCCGTTCGCGAATCTCGGGGCGACGCTCGACTCCGGTGGCCACGCCCTCTTCGTCGAGCGGCTCGGCGCACACCGCACACTCGACCTGATCTACACGGCCGAGCTGATGAGCGGAGCGGAGGCCGTTGCCGCCGGCCTGTTCAGCCGCGTCGTGCCCGAGGCGGAACTGCTCGCCTTCACCCGGGAGCGCGTCGCCAGGGTCGCGACGGGCGCGACGGGCGCCTTCCTGGCGAGCAAGGCACTCGTCGCCCGCCTGCGCGACGAACGGATCGGGCTCTGGGAGTCCGTCGCCGACGAGAACGCGGCCCAGGGTGAGCTCTGCGCCAGCGAGGACTACCGCGAGGGCTTCGCGGCCTTCCAGGAGAAGCGGCGCCCCGTGTTCACCGGTGCGCCCGCGCCGGCGGTGCGCTGA
- a CDS encoding MepB family protein: MPIHDASPRSGLPSDVVTVMRTLRARHRDCSEPSADATNADYGAQTLTIDGLTARLRIGRVTPRKVGLFVAVWERGDDGTTRPFAAEGDTELLLVIVRDDAQLGLFTFPRRALCEHGILSVAGEGGKRGFRLYPPWSETSSAQARRTQQWQQGYFETISDLPA, from the coding sequence GTGCCCATTCACGACGCCTCACCCCGCTCCGGACTGCCAAGCGATGTTGTGACGGTGATGCGCACACTGCGTGCCAGACATCGCGACTGCTCTGAGCCGTCCGCCGACGCGACGAACGCCGACTACGGCGCGCAGACCCTCACCATCGACGGACTCACCGCGCGGCTGCGGATCGGGCGTGTGACACCTCGCAAGGTCGGGCTCTTCGTCGCGGTGTGGGAGCGCGGCGACGACGGCACGACCAGGCCGTTCGCGGCGGAGGGCGACACGGAGCTGCTGCTCGTGATCGTGCGTGACGACGCCCAGCTCGGGCTGTTCACCTTTCCGCGGCGGGCACTGTGCGAGCACGGCATCCTCTCCGTCGCCGGAGAGGGCGGCAAGCGCGGCTTCCGGCTGTACCCGCCGTGGTCAGAGACGTCCAGCGCCCAGGCCCGACGCACCCAACAGTGGCAGCAGGGCTACTTCGAGACCATCAGCGATCTCCCAGCCTGA